One segment of Alnus glutinosa chromosome 2, dhAlnGlut1.1, whole genome shotgun sequence DNA contains the following:
- the LOC133860353 gene encoding uncharacterized protein LOC133860353 has product MATEASFELRSLRPKHTCSRVYKSSIVNSRWISNKLYDKFKIQQDMLLQVIQDEVKRKWNVEVGRSQMYRGRKKAGKRLYGCLGEQYGRLWDYCGTLKPMNKGFLEGCRPVIGLDGCFLKGPYKGILLAAVGRDVDMYPIDLIPSFDNVIPMADHRICVRHLYVNFRDNGFRGVALKELLWKATSSYTEVDFRIHTEEIKRISPDAFDYLDKVDPSGWSRAWFNESPKCDLLVNNISECFNSYILKAHDKPILTMLEMIRKQLMRILRPFVKRHRTAFPRYSGDGMFEVEQGSRQYVVDIRNRKCGCRRWQMTGIPCAHAHSAITFHGHHPEDYVDPCYSIETYKKAYAPLIYPMPSEEQWIQTEHDVLDPPRSRLMPSRPQKAIKSLRTITSDTQQPTAPPTATVERILESDLVGLRLPSRNRQPAAPRPPPPPPPPRRESSRIKKMFWTVPINPQPAVFIDLTTRSIVAGDTGGKVVGLTPRTPQVADSGVVATSSTVAKGKRIVQFH; this is encoded by the exons ATGGCGACTGAGGCATCATTTGAATTGAGGTCCTTAAGACCTAAACATACTTGTTCTCGAGTATACAAGAGCTCAATTGTCAATTCGAGGTGGATATCAAATAAACTATATGATAAGTTTAAAATTCAGCAGGACATGCTATTGCAAGTTATACAAGATGAAGTGAAGaggaaatggaatgttgaagtAGGTAGGAGTCAAATGTATAGAGGTAGGAAGAAGGCAGGAAAGAGGTTGTACGGTTGTTTGGGTGAGCAGTATGGCAGGCTGTGGGATTATTGTGGGACTTTGAAGC CCATGAATAAAGGGTTCTTAGAAGGTTGTAGGCCTGTCATAGGCCTAGACGGGTGCTTTTTGAAAGGACCCTACAAGGGAATATTATTGGCTGCGGTTGGTCGAGATGTCGACATGTACCCGATT GATCTTATTCCAAGTTTTGATAATGTTATTCCAATGGCGGATCACCGAATATGTGTACGGCATTTATATGTCAACTTTCGAGATAATGGGTTTCGAGGGGTGGCCCTGAAGGAATTGTTGTGGAAGGCAACATCATCTTATACTGAGGTTGACTTCAGAATACATACAGAAGAAATTAAGAGAATCAGTCCTGATGCCTTTGACTACCTAGACAAGGTTGACCCCAGCGGATGGTCACGAGCATGGTTCAACGAATCTCCCAAATGTGACCTCCTTGTCAACAATATCTCCGAATGCTTCAATTCTTATATCTTGAAGGCTCATGACAAGCCTATTCTAACAATGCTTGAGATGATTAGGAAGCAGCTCATGAGAAT CTTGAGGCCGTTTGTGAAGCGGCATCGGACTGCCTTTCCCCGTTATTCTGGCGATGGTATGTTTGAAGTGGAGCAAGGAAGTAGGCAATATGTTGTTGATATCCGGAATAGGAAATGTGGCTGCAGGAGGTGGCAGATGACTGGGatcccatgtgcacatgcacATTCTGCCATAACCTTTCATGGACATCACCCGGAGGATTATGTGGATCCATGTTATAGCATTGAGACGTACAAAAAGGCCTATGCTCCACTCATTTATCCAATGCCTAGTGAGGAACAGTGGATACAGACTGAGCATGATGTTTTGGATCCACCAAGATCAAGATTGATGCCAAGTAGACCTCAAAAGGCCATA AAGAGTTTAAGGACAATTACTAGTGATACACAGCAACCCACTGCCCCACCTACTGCAACAGTTGAGAGAATTTTG GAAAGTGACCTTGTTGGACTTAGATTGCCAAGCCGGAATAGGCAACCGGCAGCACCcagaccaccaccaccaccacccccaCCCAGGAGAGAGTCTAGCAGAATCAAGAAGATGTTTTGGACAGTTCCAATTAATCCTCAACCTGCTGTTTTTATTGACCTAACTACTAGGTCTATTGTTGCTGGAGACACAGGAGGGAAAGTAGTTGGATTGACTCCAAGAACCCCACAAGTTGCTGACAGTGGTGTAGTGGCAACATCCTCAACAGTGGCCAAAGGAAAAAGGATAGTACAATTCCATTGA